Proteins encoded within one genomic window of Couchioplanes caeruleus:
- a CDS encoding cellulase family glycosylhydrolase, whose protein sequence is MVSPRITSKLAVVAAAVIAAPLIWIATTTNAQAATVPTVDWLHTRGNQIVDESGNPVRLSGTNWFGFNATERVFHGLWSANLTEITKSMADRGINIVRVPISTQLLLEWKAGQAAVPSAVNTYANPELAGKTNLEVFDAFLALCERFGMKVVLDVHSAEADNSGHLYPVWWKGSITSEQFYQAWEWVTARYRINDTLVAMDVKNEPHGKMNESPRATWDSSADQDNFKTACQVAGRRILAINPNVLIMCEGIEIYPKDGTNWSSTAEADYYFNWWGGNLRGAKDHPVDLGANQDQLVYSPHDYGPLVFNQPWFDKPFDKASLTADVWTPNWLYLHDSGTAPLLIGEWGGRLGQDPRQDKWMTALRDLIVEKGLHQTFWVLNPNSGDTGGLLLDDWKTWDEQKYALLRPALWEYQGKFVSLDHQVRLGGAGSTTSLNLAERYGTSGPTDPPTSPSSPPPNDPPPSPPVAGCTATFRTVGSWSGGFQAEVTVRNTGTGSSHGTLTLNADLP, encoded by the coding sequence ATGGTCTCCCCACGGATCACCAGTAAACTCGCCGTCGTCGCGGCCGCCGTCATCGCCGCCCCGCTCATCTGGATCGCCACGACCACGAATGCCCAGGCGGCAACCGTGCCCACGGTGGACTGGTTGCACACCCGCGGCAACCAGATCGTCGACGAATCCGGCAACCCGGTCCGGCTGAGCGGCACCAACTGGTTCGGCTTCAACGCCACCGAACGCGTCTTTCACGGGCTCTGGTCGGCGAACCTGACCGAGATCACGAAGTCGATGGCCGACCGCGGCATCAACATCGTCCGGGTCCCGATCTCCACCCAGTTGCTGCTGGAGTGGAAGGCCGGGCAGGCCGCAGTGCCGTCCGCGGTGAACACCTACGCGAACCCGGAGCTCGCCGGCAAGACCAATCTTGAGGTCTTCGACGCGTTCCTGGCCCTGTGCGAGCGGTTCGGCATGAAGGTCGTGCTGGACGTGCACAGCGCCGAGGCCGACAACTCCGGACACCTTTATCCGGTGTGGTGGAAGGGCTCGATCACCAGCGAGCAGTTCTATCAGGCGTGGGAGTGGGTCACCGCCCGCTACCGTATCAACGACACCCTGGTCGCGATGGACGTGAAGAACGAGCCGCACGGCAAGATGAACGAGAGCCCGCGGGCCACGTGGGACTCGTCGGCCGACCAGGACAACTTCAAGACCGCCTGCCAGGTCGCCGGCCGCCGGATCCTCGCGATCAACCCGAACGTCCTGATCATGTGCGAGGGCATCGAGATCTACCCCAAGGACGGTACGAACTGGTCGTCCACCGCGGAGGCCGACTATTACTTCAACTGGTGGGGCGGCAATCTGCGCGGCGCCAAGGACCACCCGGTCGATCTGGGCGCGAATCAGGATCAGCTCGTCTACTCGCCGCACGACTACGGCCCGCTGGTCTTCAACCAGCCGTGGTTCGACAAGCCGTTCGACAAGGCCTCGCTGACCGCGGACGTCTGGACGCCGAACTGGCTGTACCTGCACGACAGCGGCACCGCCCCGCTACTGATCGGCGAATGGGGCGGCCGACTCGGCCAGGATCCACGCCAGGACAAGTGGATGACCGCATTGCGTGACCTCATCGTGGAGAAGGGACTGCACCAGACGTTCTGGGTGCTCAATCCCAACTCCGGGGACACTGGCGGTCTGCTGCTGGACGACTGGAAGACCTGGGACGAGCAGAAGTACGCGCTGCTCAGGCCGGCGCTGTGGGAGTATCAGGGCAAGTTCGTCAGCCTGGACCACCAGGTGCGGCTGGGCGGAGCGGGCAGCACGACGAGCCTCAACCTGGCTGAGCGGTACGGGACCAGCGGCCCGACCGACCCGCCGACGAGCCCGTCCTCGCCGCCGCCGAACGATCCGCCCCCGAGCCCGCCCGTCGCGGGGTGCACGGCGACCTTCCGTACCGTCGGTTCGTGGTCGGGCGGCTTCCAGGCCGAGGTCACGGTCCGCAACACCGGCACTGGGTCAAGCCACGGCACGCTGACACTGAACGCTGACCTGCCGTGA
- a CDS encoding DUF1877 family protein, producing MSMLGYWLRVTPGELERAAGDLTWAFALAEQVSETEYAAPPTPQRRRLLELDKTWHGLDFLLRRRNFPVSVVLGEQDFLFDPDDIPDWGYGPPRYLTPEQVAQAAQAIAALTEADLIAGVDPAHLDRERICPAVWDRSGELEWAVSRLPRATEFLTAAAADGDAVICWIA from the coding sequence ATGAGCATGCTCGGTTACTGGCTACGGGTGACCCCGGGCGAGCTGGAACGCGCTGCCGGCGACCTGACCTGGGCCTTCGCTCTAGCCGAGCAGGTCAGCGAGACGGAGTACGCCGCGCCGCCGACCCCACAGCGGCGGCGCCTTCTGGAGCTGGACAAGACCTGGCACGGCCTGGACTTTCTGTTGCGCCGCCGCAACTTCCCGGTGTCGGTCGTGCTCGGCGAGCAGGACTTCCTCTTTGACCCGGACGACATTCCCGACTGGGGCTACGGCCCGCCCCGCTATCTCACCCCCGAGCAGGTCGCCCAGGCCGCGCAGGCGATCGCTGCGCTGACCGAGGCGGACCTGATCGCCGGAGTAGACCCTGCTCACCTGGACCGCGAACGGATCTGTCCAGCAGTCTGGGATCGCTCAGGAGAGCTGGAATGGGCAGTCTCGCGCCTGCCGAGGGCCACGGAATTCCTCACGGCCGCCGCAGCCGACGGTGACGCGGTGATCTGCTGGATCGCCTGA
- a CDS encoding DUF7691 family protein, with amino-acid sequence MGYGVMAWAVDLDGLRAEIGNGDDALAKRYGASFTAHHDDVQELIDDVTDDGPAVTLADVARHMIMGEPYDERIGFAYGYFLEHLCDVQGRFLDNARWMPVPVDWCERVDEALASAGLLAEGFSTWDLVFGGAPVPLPRIDDFPGIGYREYGSLQEPAHLLAGAALADIAEEYKDAAYDVFQWLSHAHDSGCSVVAFFH; translated from the coding sequence ATGGGATACGGAGTCATGGCGTGGGCCGTCGATCTCGACGGTCTGCGGGCCGAGATCGGAAATGGGGACGACGCGCTGGCCAAGCGATACGGCGCGAGTTTCACCGCGCACCATGACGACGTGCAGGAGCTCATCGACGACGTGACCGACGATGGGCCGGCCGTCACCCTGGCAGATGTCGCCCGTCACATGATCATGGGCGAGCCGTACGACGAGCGGATCGGGTTCGCGTACGGCTACTTCCTCGAGCACCTGTGCGACGTGCAGGGCAGGTTCTTGGACAACGCCCGGTGGATGCCGGTGCCGGTGGACTGGTGCGAACGCGTCGACGAGGCGCTGGCCAGTGCGGGACTGCTCGCCGAGGGCTTCTCCACCTGGGACCTCGTGTTCGGTGGTGCGCCGGTGCCGTTGCCGCGGATCGACGACTTTCCAGGGATCGGATATCGGGAGTACGGATCTCTGCAGGAGCCGGCGCATCTGCTCGCCGGCGCCGCGTTGGCCGACATCGCCGAGGAGTACAAGGACGCCGCCTACGACGTGTTCCAGTGGCTATCTCACGCGCACGACTCGGGCTGCTCCGTCGTGGCCTTCTTCCATTGA